From Chloroflexota bacterium, one genomic window encodes:
- the groES gene encoding co-chaperone GroES has translation MTTHLKPLGDRVVIKPSPREEVTKSGIILPDTAREKPQEGTIIAVGTGKLLDDGKRLPMEVKEGDKVIYAKYAGTELKMDDEELLILKESDILAIVSRS, from the coding sequence ATGACTACGCATCTCAAACCACTTGGTGACCGGGTGGTGATTAAACCTTCGCCACGTGAGGAGGTTACCAAAAGCGGCATCATTCTGCCAGACACAGCCAGGGAGAAGCCCCAGGAGGGAACGATCATTGCCGTAGGTACCGGTAAGCTACTCGATGATGGCAAGCGGCTCCCTATGGAGGTCAAGGAGGGTGATAAGGTCATTTATGCCAAGTATGCCGGCACCGAACTGAAGATGGATGATGAAGAGCTGTTAATCCTCAAGGAATCGGATATCCTGGCTATTGTTAGCCGAAGCTAA
- the groL gene encoding chaperonin GroEL (60 kDa chaperone family; promotes refolding of misfolded polypeptides especially under stressful conditions; forms two stacked rings of heptamers to form a barrel-shaped 14mer; ends can be capped by GroES; misfolded proteins enter the barrel where they are refolded when GroES binds) — protein sequence MAKQLIFDEEARRSLKKGIDMMAEAVKTTLGPKGRNVALDKKFGAPTVTHDGVTVAKEIELKDPFENMGAQLLKEAATKTNDVAGDGTTTATVLAQSIVTEGLKNVAAGANPMLLKRGVEKGVLAVVGEIRRMAKPVESRDDVAHIAAISANDQEIGELIAEVMDKVGKDGVITVEESKGLRFETEYVEGMQFDRGYISPYFITNPDRMETVLEEPYILITDKKITAIADILPALERMLQVTKNLMIIAEDVDGEALATLVVNKLRGTLNCLAVKAPGFGDRRKAMLEDIAILTGGKVISEEIGRKLDSATVADLGQARRVVANKDETTVIEGKGSEEAIKGRIKQIKAQIEETTSDYDKEKLQERLAKLAGGVAVIKVGAGTEVELKEKKHRVEDALSATRAAVEEGVVPGGGVALLNTITSLGSVQISGDEATGLNILRRALEEPMRQIVENAGQDGSVVVEAARRLQKEQKNLNIGYDVLGNEYGDMVSKGIIDPAKVTRSALENAASIAAMILTTEALVTDIPEKEKAPGMPPGGMPEY from the coding sequence ATGGCTAAACAACTCATATTCGATGAGGAAGCGCGTCGCTCCCTGAAGAAGGGCATTGATATGATGGCTGAGGCGGTAAAGACCACCCTTGGCCCGAAGGGGCGCAATGTAGCCCTGGACAAGAAGTTTGGGGCGCCAACAGTGACCCATGATGGGGTGACGGTGGCCAAGGAGATCGAGCTGAAGGACCCCTTCGAGAACATGGGGGCGCAGTTGTTGAAGGAGGCTGCCACCAAGACCAACGATGTGGCTGGTGATGGCACAACCACGGCCACGGTGCTGGCCCAGTCCATCGTTACCGAGGGTTTGAAGAACGTGGCTGCGGGGGCCAACCCGATGCTGCTGAAGCGGGGGGTTGAGAAGGGAGTCCTCGCTGTGGTGGGGGAGATCCGGCGGATGGCCAAGCCGGTGGAGAGTCGGGATGATGTGGCCCACATTGCAGCTATCTCGGCCAACGATCAGGAGATTGGAGAGCTTATCGCCGAGGTGATGGACAAGGTAGGCAAGGATGGCGTGATCACCGTTGAGGAATCGAAGGGCTTGCGTTTCGAGACCGAGTACGTGGAGGGGATGCAGTTCGATCGGGGCTACATCTCCCCCTACTTCATCACCAATCCGGATCGGATGGAGACGGTGTTGGAGGAACCTTACATCCTGATCACAGACAAGAAGATCACCGCCATCGCCGACATCCTGCCAGCACTGGAGCGGATGTTGCAGGTGACCAAGAACTTGATGATCATTGCCGAGGATGTGGATGGGGAGGCGTTGGCCACACTGGTAGTGAACAAATTGCGGGGGACACTGAACTGTCTGGCGGTGAAGGCCCCTGGTTTTGGGGATCGGCGTAAGGCCATGCTGGAAGATATCGCCATCCTGACGGGAGGTAAGGTGATCTCTGAGGAGATCGGGCGCAAGTTGGACAGCGCCACCGTCGCCGATCTAGGACAGGCGCGCCGCGTGGTGGCGAACAAAGATGAGACGACGGTCATCGAGGGGAAGGGCTCTGAAGAAGCGATCAAGGGACGTATCAAGCAGATCAAGGCCCAGATCGAGGAGACAACCTCGGACTATGACAAGGAGAAGTTGCAGGAGCGCCTGGCCAAGTTGGCTGGTGGGGTGGCTGTGATCAAGGTTGGAGCAGGGACGGAGGTGGAGCTCAAGGAGAAGAAACACCGTGTGGAGGATGCCCTCTCGGCCACCAGGGCGGCGGTAGAGGAGGGAGTTGTCCCCGGTGGAGGCGTGGCCCTGCTCAATACCATCACCTCCCTGGGTAGCGTGCAGATCAGTGGCGATGAGGCCACCGGTCTCAACATCCTGCGGCGGGCCCTGGAGGAGCCGATGCGCCAGATCGTGGAGAACGCCGGGCAGGATGGCTCCGTAGTAGTGGAGGCGGCGCGTCGTTTGCAGAAGGAACAGAAGAACCTGAACATCGGCTACGATGTCCTGGGCAACGAGTATGGGGATATGGTATCCAAGGGAATCATTGACCCGGCCAAGGTGACGCGCTCGGCCCTGGAGAATGCGGCCAGTATTGCGGCCATGATCCTCACCACAGAGGCTCTGGTCACCGATATTCCGGAGAAGGAGAAGGCACCGGGCATGCCCCCTGGTGGGATGCCAGAGTACTAG
- a CDS encoding sigma-70 family RNA polymerase sigma factor has protein sequence MRGTLTGLARERTFPVTLSEPDEILVERAKQDITVFGLLYQRHLHRIYNYVFYRTGNVNDAEDLTAKTFFQALSHLGGYQVRNVPFSAWLFRIAHNLVANWHRDRHRHQTVPLEEMGRPGRVAEETSTLEEQEQRLAIRAAMAKLPLEHQQLLILKFAERMSNAEIATTMGRSEGAVKAMLHRTLLSLRKELSRHEKDKIR, from the coding sequence ATGAGAGGCACTTTAACAGGACTGGCCAGGGAAAGGACGTTTCCCGTGACGCTCTCTGAGCCGGATGAGATTCTGGTGGAACGAGCCAAACAGGATATAACCGTTTTTGGGCTCCTCTACCAACGACATCTGCACCGCATCTACAATTATGTTTTCTACCGAACAGGCAATGTAAATGACGCTGAGGATCTTACGGCGAAGACGTTCTTTCAGGCATTGAGTCATCTGGGAGGCTACCAGGTCAGGAATGTTCCTTTCTCTGCCTGGCTCTTCCGTATCGCCCACAATTTGGTGGCCAACTGGCATCGTGACCGCCACCGTCATCAGACAGTGCCCCTGGAGGAGATGGGCCGACCGGGGAGGGTCGCTGAAGAGACGTCCACCTTAGAGGAACAGGAGCAACGTCTGGCCATACGGGCGGCCATGGCCAAACTGCCGCTTGAGCACCAGCAGCTGCTGATCCTCAAGTTCGCCGAGAGAATGAGCAATGCTGAAATCGCCACCACTATGGGCCGCAGCGAAGGGGCAGTGAAGGCCATGCTGCATCGTACGCTTTTGTCCCTTAGAAAGGAGCTCTCCCGTCATGAAAAAGATAAGATACGCTAA
- a CDS encoding diacylglycerol kinase family protein, translated as MKSRNLVDSFRAAFAGLWHLLQTQPNARIHLLAAVVVLLAALLLRLSLGEIALICVVIALVFVSELFNTAIEALVDLNIPEYHPLAKVAKDVSAGAVLVTAVMATLVGIIIFGSNIQRLLTTP; from the coding sequence ATGAAAAGTCGAAACCTGGTGGATAGTTTTCGAGCAGCCTTTGCCGGCTTATGGCACCTTCTCCAAACGCAGCCCAATGCCCGGATTCATCTCCTAGCGGCCGTAGTGGTCCTCCTGGCAGCCCTGTTGCTGAGGCTTAGCCTGGGGGAGATCGCTCTCATCTGCGTGGTTATCGCCCTGGTATTCGTCAGTGAATTGTTCAACACCGCCATCGAGGCCCTGGTGGATCTCAATATACCCGAGTATCATCCCCTGGCTAAAGTGGCTAAGGACGTTAGTGCCGGGGCGGTGTTGGTGACAGCTGTTATGGCCACGCTGGTGGGCATCATTATTTTTGGCTCTAACATCCAGCGGTTGCTGACGACGCCTTAA
- the ybeY gene encoding rRNA maturation RNase YbeY: MAKRCLMVKINFRIDPRFVPQVDRVMLSSVIKRALADEGLEGKSEVSVVITDDEEIQRLNATYRGVNRPTDVLAFPLKQSTADFVEPPDGVLHLGDVVVSFPRAAEQAADYGHSLDRELSYLAVHGLLHLLGYDHEEGQEQAQMRAKEETSLRDLPR, from the coding sequence GTGGCTAAGCGCTGTCTGATGGTAAAAATCAACTTTCGGATTGATCCCCGCTTTGTGCCTCAGGTTGACCGGGTTATGCTTTCCAGCGTTATAAAGAGGGCCCTGGCTGACGAAGGACTGGAGGGTAAATCTGAGGTCAGTGTTGTTATCACCGATGATGAAGAGATTCAACGCCTGAATGCTACCTATCGAGGGGTGAACCGTCCGACCGATGTATTAGCCTTCCCTCTGAAACAAAGCACAGCCGATTTTGTCGAGCCTCCTGATGGCGTTCTACATCTGGGGGATGTGGTCGTCTCCTTTCCACGGGCCGCAGAGCAAGCAGCAGACTATGGCCATTCCCTGGATCGGGAATTGAGCTATCTGGCCGTTCATGGACTGCTTCATCTACTAGGCTATGATCATGAGGAGGGACAGGAGCAAGCGCAGATGCGGGCCAAGGAGGAGACATCCCTGAGGGACCTGCCTCGATGA
- a CDS encoding HDIG domain-containing protein, which translates to MIDQEKRWPILNREDWRRLAGLTLFALILFSSLVLILTFQFLPSRYDLNEGDVSVYNIKSPQKVSYISQVKTREERERAVAAVGPVYTFDPNVVTQQREKAIEVTRRITEIRQDPTTTEQKRESIKRIPALSLPPHIVSYILSFDEPSWRAVVNETVRILGIVMRSRISSDQLAEVKNGVGNLVSADLDERQTAVIMQLAQSFIKENYAYDPEATEKSKREARDSVQPVRYTIEKGETILRDGDIVKATDLEKLEVVGLRNPQLKWPDIIGVSLVTGMLVLILASYLYLFQSNLVANPRRLLLLGFIIVVAVLAAKLTIPGRDIFAYIFPAAVVPMLVAALLDTQLAVLAAIIVALCLGLIANASLELTTLSLVGGLVGLLGVRRIERLNTIFVAGAAVAVANFLVIIGFRLFSGDLEPQRVAMLAFIALVNGALSAALALGTFSLLGHIFGITTTLGLLELAHPNQPLFRRLLLDAPGTYHHSVLVANLSERAAQAVGADALLARVGAYYHDIGKVVRPYFFVDNQIEGQNVHDQLDPKTSAQIIASHVQEGLELARKHGLPSKVRDIIAQHHGNGLITYFFHRATVGAAGEPPDEEEFRYPGPRPQSKEAAIVMLADSVEAITRCSSDHSPEHIDQLIRKVISERLAEGQLDECDLSLRDLDRIRRAFSSILQGIYHPRIEYPQMTRPMADAAAEPVLDRVLGE; encoded by the coding sequence GTGATTGACCAGGAAAAGCGATGGCCCATTTTGAATAGGGAGGATTGGCGGCGGCTGGCTGGCCTGACCCTTTTTGCGCTCATCCTCTTCTCTTCTCTGGTGCTTATCCTCACCTTCCAGTTCTTGCCCAGTCGTTATGACTTAAATGAGGGGGACGTCTCCGTCTATAACATTAAGTCACCCCAAAAGGTCTCCTATATCAGCCAGGTTAAGACCAGGGAGGAGCGAGAACGGGCGGTGGCGGCGGTGGGGCCGGTCTATACCTTTGATCCCAATGTCGTAACTCAGCAGCGCGAAAAGGCCATCGAGGTGACCCGCCGCATCACCGAGATCAGGCAGGACCCAACAACGACAGAGCAGAAGCGGGAGTCTATTAAAAGGATTCCCGCACTGAGCCTGCCCCCCCATATCGTCTCGTACATCCTTTCCTTTGATGAACCCAGCTGGCGGGCGGTCGTTAACGAAACCGTCCGCATCCTCGGCATTGTGATGAGGAGCAGGATCAGCAGTGATCAGTTGGCCGAAGTCAAGAATGGGGTCGGCAACCTGGTCAGTGCTGACCTGGATGAGAGACAGACAGCAGTCATCATGCAACTGGCGCAATCCTTTATCAAGGAGAACTACGCCTATGACCCGGAGGCAACAGAGAAGTCCAAGCGGGAGGCTCGTGACAGCGTTCAACCAGTTCGCTATACGATAGAGAAGGGGGAAACGATCCTCCGTGATGGAGACATAGTCAAGGCCACTGATCTGGAAAAGTTGGAGGTGGTGGGGTTGCGCAACCCGCAGCTGAAATGGCCGGATATCATCGGTGTATCCCTGGTCACGGGCATGTTGGTTCTTATCCTGGCCAGCTACCTTTACCTGTTTCAGAGTAATCTGGTGGCCAACCCGCGACGCTTACTCCTTCTTGGTTTTATTATCGTGGTAGCCGTTCTGGCCGCCAAATTGACCATCCCGGGACGTGACATCTTCGCCTATATCTTTCCAGCAGCGGTGGTGCCGATGCTGGTAGCTGCCCTCTTGGATACACAGTTGGCTGTCCTAGCGGCCATCATTGTGGCTCTTTGCCTGGGTCTAATAGCCAACGCCTCACTTGAGCTGACCACGCTCTCCCTGGTAGGCGGGCTGGTGGGCTTACTTGGGGTGCGGCGCATCGAGCGTCTTAATACCATTTTCGTCGCCGGAGCGGCCGTGGCCGTGGCCAACTTCCTGGTTATCATAGGTTTCCGCCTGTTCAGCGGTGATCTGGAACCCCAGCGGGTAGCAATGTTGGCCTTCATTGCCCTGGTCAACGGGGCCCTCTCCGCCGCTCTCGCCTTGGGTACCTTCTCACTCTTGGGACACATCTTCGGCATAACGACGACGCTTGGCCTGCTGGAACTGGCCCATCCTAATCAACCCCTCTTCCGTCGCCTGTTATTGGACGCGCCTGGTACCTATCATCACAGTGTCCTTGTCGCCAATTTGTCCGAGAGGGCTGCCCAGGCGGTTGGGGCTGATGCTCTCCTGGCCAGGGTGGGAGCCTACTACCACGATATAGGTAAGGTTGTTCGTCCCTATTTCTTTGTTGATAACCAGATTGAGGGGCAGAATGTCCATGACCAGCTTGATCCCAAGACAAGCGCTCAAATCATCGCCAGCCACGTGCAGGAGGGATTGGAACTAGCCCGGAAGCATGGCTTGCCCAGCAAGGTGCGGGATATCATCGCTCAGCATCATGGGAACGGTCTTATCACCTATTTTTTCCATCGGGCCACAGTCGGCGCCGCTGGCGAGCCTCCGGATGAGGAGGAATTCCGCTACCCGGGCCCACGTCCGCAAAGCAAGGAGGCAGCGATCGTTATGCTGGCTGATAGCGTCGAGGCGATTACACGTTGCAGTAGTGACCACTCACCAGAACACATCGATCAGTTGATTCGGAAGGTCATCAGCGAGCGTCTGGCCGAGGGACAACTCGATGAATGCGACCTGAGTCTGCGTGATCTGGATCGCATCAGGCGTGCCTTCAGTAGCATCTTGCAAGGCATCTATCATCCCCGCATCGAGTATCCACAGATGACCAGGCCTATGGCAGATGCAGCGGCCGAGCCGGTCTTGGATAGGGTGCTAGGTGAATAG
- a CDS encoding GatB/YqeY domain-containing protein, which yields MDLQERLMEDLKEAVRRGDERRRSVIRLARAAIKNAEIEQGRPLDDDDVLRLISKEIKQRHESITEFDKAKRSDLVAKEQAELEILEGYLPPQMATEEIEALARSIIAEVGAKGLSDIGRVMPKLMAAIKGRADGRLANQIVRQLLTKT from the coding sequence GTGGATCTTCAAGAACGGCTGATGGAGGACCTGAAGGAGGCTGTGCGACGTGGTGATGAGCGGCGTCGTTCTGTTATCCGTCTGGCGAGGGCAGCCATCAAGAATGCGGAGATCGAGCAGGGACGCCCCCTTGACGATGATGATGTCCTGCGCCTTATCAGTAAAGAGATCAAGCAGCGACACGAATCTATCACCGAGTTCGACAAAGCCAAACGGTCGGATCTGGTAGCTAAGGAGCAGGCGGAGCTAGAGATACTGGAGGGTTATCTTCCTCCACAGATGGCAACAGAGGAGATCGAAGCCCTGGCCCGCAGCATCATTGCTGAGGTTGGGGCGAAAGGGCTCAGCGATATCGGTCGAGTGATGCCCAAATTGATGGCTGCAATCAAGGGGCGGGCTGATGGACGCCTGGCGAACCAGATCGTGCGTCAGCTTCTGACCAAGACGTAA
- the rpsU gene encoding 30S ribosomal protein S21: MTEVIIGENETFENALRRFNKKVQQEGILAEARRRQHYEKPSVRRKKKEAAKRRKSGSLNH, translated from the coding sequence GTGACGGAGGTCATCATAGGCGAAAACGAGACTTTTGAGAACGCCTTGCGACGTTTCAATAAGAAAGTACAGCAGGAGGGAATCCTTGCTGAAGCCCGGCGGCGGCAACACTATGAGAAGCCCAGTGTCAGGCGAAAGAAAAAGGAGGCCGCCAAGAGACGGAAGAGTGGCAGCCTCAATCATTGA
- a CDS encoding type II toxin-antitoxin system VapC family toxin, with protein MAKRNGQIRGEPRRQRRQITQRAFDLLIAATALEHDLTLVTHNFDDYSDIPNLKLYKEDKAAN; from the coding sequence GTGGCCAAACGGAATGGCCAAATCCGCGGGGAACCACGCCGTCAACGTCGTCAGATCACACAGCGGGCTTTTGATCTTCTTATCGCCGCCACTGCCCTGGAACACGACCTGACCCTGGTTACCCACAACTTCGACGATTACTCCGATATTCCCAACCTCAAGCTTTACAAAGAAGACAAGGCTGCTAACTAA
- a CDS encoding SDR family oxidoreductase encodes MMKLQDQVAIVTGASKGIGRAISLSLAREGAAVVCMARTKSKLDELMEQIRSFGGMAMPIPGDVTVEADVERVVSETLREFGKVDILVNNAGIGILALLGDLSTKDYDLTMDTHMKGTFLFSRAVVKSMIAQHNGYIVNIASISGLKGFARASVYCASKFAVIGFSRSLDLELREHNIKVCAICPAGVDTDWAIGTGLEKEQVAGLDRLKPETIADAVLFAVTQPKNSRVTEIIVYPMVEEGHQ; translated from the coding sequence ATGATGAAGCTACAAGACCAAGTTGCAATCGTAACCGGCGCAAGCAAGGGAATAGGTCGTGCAATTTCGCTTTCCTTAGCTCGGGAAGGGGCTGCCGTAGTTTGCATGGCCCGAACGAAGTCCAAGTTGGACGAGCTGATGGAACAAATCAGAAGCTTTGGGGGCATGGCAATGCCGATTCCCGGCGATGTAACTGTCGAAGCCGATGTGGAACGAGTTGTGTCCGAAACACTTAGAGAATTCGGGAAAGTAGATATTCTCGTCAATAACGCAGGGATAGGTATTCTCGCCTTGTTAGGGGATTTGTCCACAAAGGACTATGACCTAACTATGGACACCCATATGAAGGGTACTTTTCTGTTCTCACGTGCCGTAGTCAAATCAATGATTGCCCAACACAATGGTTATATCGTGAATATCGCTTCAATCAGTGGGTTAAAAGGATTCGCTCGGGCAAGTGTGTATTGTGCGTCAAAGTTTGCCGTCATCGGTTTCTCACGCTCACTAGACTTGGAGCTCAGGGAGCATAACATTAAAGTATGTGCAATCTGTCCGGCAGGAGTGGACACTGATTGGGCCATCGGAACCGGCCTAGAGAAGGAGCAGGTAGCAGGTCTGGATCGGTTAAAGCCGGAAACTATAGCAGATGCAGTGCTGTTTGCCGTAACCCAGCCCAAGAACTCCCGCGTGACCGAGATAATTGTTTACCCCATGGTCGAGGAAGGTCACCAGTGA
- a CDS encoding sugar ABC transporter substrate-binding protein yields the protein MFYRRKRLSSLSSVLLACILLLAVFTLLVGCVPSAPTPTAAPSAPTAAPAARTGGKYTIGVTLLSLQYPFLVTVGESMKDEASKLGVNLISLDPRQKTDTELSQIENLITQKVNLIIMIPVDVDGSIAAAKKVNQAGIPLILLNTKLSPSFQAEGGKFVTYVGSDDVAAGRIEGTFLVKELNGRGNVIYLVGQYGGASTNLRKQGFTEVIRDYPGIKIVTELEAHGSRAEAKTIMENLLTKYKPNEVQAVVTQSDEMALGALSAIQAAGRQSEFKVIMGVDATPDAVKSFREGGINATVFQDADAQGREAVRTALKVLNGEKVPPIVDIPFKLVWKDTIDKIFPK from the coding sequence ATGTTCTACAGAAGAAAGCGTTTGAGTTCATTGAGCTCTGTTTTGCTAGCATGCATCTTGTTGCTAGCGGTATTCACCTTGTTGGTGGGCTGCGTTCCTAGTGCTCCTACTCCTACAGCGGCGCCCAGCGCTCCTACAGCCGCACCAGCTGCACGCACCGGCGGCAAGTACACCATTGGAGTCACGCTTCTGAGCCTACAGTATCCATTCCTGGTAACAGTCGGCGAGTCGATGAAAGATGAGGCCTCGAAGCTTGGGGTCAACTTGATCTCGCTTGATCCGCGGCAGAAGACGGACACCGAGCTGAGTCAAATTGAGAACCTCATCACCCAAAAGGTCAACTTGATCATCATGATCCCTGTCGATGTGGATGGAAGCATTGCTGCGGCAAAGAAGGTAAACCAGGCGGGCATTCCTCTGATCTTGCTCAATACAAAGCTTTCCCCCAGTTTTCAAGCCGAAGGCGGGAAGTTCGTCACGTATGTGGGGTCGGACGATGTGGCCGCTGGCAGGATCGAAGGTACCTTCTTGGTGAAGGAGCTCAATGGTCGAGGGAACGTGATCTACCTTGTCGGCCAATATGGTGGTGCTTCGACAAATCTCCGCAAACAGGGCTTCACAGAAGTAATTCGTGACTACCCGGGGATAAAGATAGTCACAGAACTAGAAGCCCACGGCTCCAGGGCCGAAGCTAAGACCATCATGGAGAACCTGCTTACGAAGTATAAGCCCAACGAGGTCCAGGCAGTCGTCACTCAAAGTGACGAAATGGCACTTGGTGCGCTGTCCGCAATTCAGGCAGCCGGGCGTCAAAGCGAATTCAAGGTGATCATGGGTGTCGATGCGACGCCGGATGCTGTCAAAAGTTTTAGGGAGGGTGGCATAAACGCCACGGTGTTTCAGGATGCCGACGCCCAGGGCCGTGAAGCGGTGCGGACGGCGCTCAAAGTTCTGAATGGGGAGAAAGTTCCTCCTATCGTTGACATTCCTTTCAAGCTCGTCTGGAAGGATACCATCGATAAAATCTTCCCCAAGTAA
- a CDS encoding ABC transporter permease — translation MHDPSQRVNRTHNPADPADLDQVIAHRRSRKRLALTFLGDYGLLVIFAAYFVFMSVTSDVFLTPRNLMNIVLQASIIGLIAIGQTFVMITAGIDLSVGAVAGFAGAIAATVAKSALHGWALPLLVGLGVGILVGLVNSFLVIKGHILPFLATLAMLATVRGVTLIYTQGYPVIGLNDSFLLIGQGSFNGVAIPILIFLAVAIVAGFLLSRTKFGRHVYAVGGNEEAARIVGIQVQVVKLKVYLISGLLTALAGVVLTSRVNAADPLAGTGYELDAIAATVIGGTSLFGGVGTVWGTVLGVLLLGMVVNGLDLLNVSSYYHQIIKGLILVAAVIMDRWKSQ, via the coding sequence ATGCATGATCCTTCCCAACGAGTCAACCGAACGCACAATCCTGCTGACCCAGCCGATCTGGACCAGGTCATAGCCCATCGCCGTTCACGTAAGAGATTAGCTCTTACCTTTCTGGGAGACTATGGATTGCTTGTGATCTTTGCCGCCTATTTTGTATTCATGTCCGTAACATCTGATGTCTTCCTTACTCCCCGGAACCTTATGAACATCGTGCTACAGGCCTCGATAATCGGGCTTATCGCAATCGGGCAAACATTTGTCATGATTACAGCTGGCATCGATTTGTCTGTGGGTGCAGTCGCGGGGTTCGCGGGGGCGATCGCAGCTACCGTCGCCAAGTCGGCCCTCCATGGGTGGGCCTTGCCCCTATTAGTAGGACTCGGTGTCGGCATCCTAGTAGGATTGGTCAATTCTTTTCTAGTCATTAAAGGTCATATTCTTCCTTTCTTGGCAACCTTGGCCATGTTGGCTACAGTCCGTGGCGTAACCCTTATCTACACACAAGGATACCCGGTCATCGGACTGAACGATTCATTCCTACTAATTGGACAGGGTTCTTTCAATGGCGTTGCGATTCCCATCTTGATTTTTTTGGCGGTTGCTATCGTCGCGGGGTTCCTGTTGTCTAGGACTAAGTTCGGTCGACATGTATACGCGGTCGGCGGGAACGAAGAAGCAGCGCGCATTGTTGGCATACAGGTGCAAGTAGTAAAGCTCAAGGTCTACCTGATCAGTGGGCTACTCACTGCCCTCGCGGGTGTTGTATTGACTTCCCGAGTGAACGCCGCCGATCCTTTGGCAGGGACGGGCTACGAGCTCGATGCAATTGCGGCAACGGTCATTGGTGGGACAAGTCTTTTCGGTGGGGTCGGCACAGTGTGGGGCACTGTCTTAGGTGTCCTGCTTCTTGGAATGGTCGTTAATGGACTCGACCTCTTGAATGTTTCCTCCTACTATCATCAGATCATCAAGGGTCTCATCTTGGTCGCCGCCGTAATCATGGATCGCTGGAAGTCACAATAG
- a CDS encoding ATP-binding cassette domain-containing protein encodes MQIQPLVRMKDIYKSFGAVQALRGASCEVLPGEVLGIVGDNAAGKSTMMKVLTGVYQPDEGHIYFEGKPLHFREPMDSRRHGIEMIYQDFALAENLDVRSNIFLGREIERRYFGGLVRVLNNRKMEEESLRVLDLLDLEINPRLKVRRLSGGQRQAVAIGRAVAFDAKLVIMDEPTASLAVGKVGKLLALVRRLKELNVAVIIISHRLDEIFEIGDHVTVMKEGRDVGTFLIKEVTQSHVRRLIVEGGRIDA; translated from the coding sequence TTGCAGATACAACCGCTAGTAAGAATGAAGGATATCTACAAGAGTTTCGGAGCGGTACAAGCGCTCCGTGGAGCGAGTTGTGAGGTCCTGCCCGGCGAAGTCCTTGGAATTGTTGGCGACAACGCCGCGGGGAAGTCAACCATGATGAAGGTGTTGACAGGAGTATACCAGCCCGATGAGGGACATATTTATTTCGAAGGAAAGCCCTTGCACTTCCGTGAGCCCATGGATTCGCGCAGGCATGGAATTGAGATGATTTATCAGGATTTCGCGCTGGCCGAAAACCTGGACGTCAGATCTAATATTTTCTTGGGCAGGGAGATAGAAAGGCGATACTTTGGAGGGCTAGTCAGGGTCCTCAACAATCGCAAGATGGAAGAGGAGTCGCTGCGAGTTCTCGATCTCTTGGATCTTGAGATCAATCCGAGGTTGAAGGTTCGTCGATTGTCAGGCGGACAGAGACAAGCTGTGGCAATAGGTCGGGCGGTCGCATTTGACGCCAAGCTGGTCATTATGGATGAACCTACGGCCAGTCTAGCAGTGGGAAAGGTGGGAAAACTTTTGGCACTTGTCAGACGTTTGAAGGAGCTGAATGTTGCTGTCATCATCATCAGCCATCGATTAGATGAGATCTTCGAAATAGGGGATCACGTGACCGTAATGAAAGAGGGCAGGGACGTTGGAACTTTTCTGATTAAGGAGGTCACTCAATCTCATGTGAGGCGTCTCATCGTGGAAGGGGGGCGGATAGATGCATGA